Proteins from a single region of Paenibacillus sp. BIHB 4019:
- a CDS encoding Glu/Leu/Phe/Val dehydrogenase, translated as MANQTGTIVQQSLHALSGDSSFLSDLQGKHRDQAFLSLAAILSTPNKVNKAFLRITMDDGDVVRIPAYRIQHNDTLGPYKGGIRFHESVNEEEVTNLAALMTLKNALHDVPFGGGKGGVGINPRNYSAKELYIICKKYVQYFTDILGPEKDIPAPDMGTGEREMDWMMAEYKNIHPGKPYLGSFTGKSVINGGSLGRREATGKGVYFTFRYMLHDFLKVHRGYLTNSSNPFAANVLAQAEKSLSIAVQGFGNVGSIAALEAHKCTYLNNKVVAVSDRNVTLYNADGLSIPALIDFANHHQGDLPKTKEELAELELKADILEREEVLYLDVDVLVLAALEEQVREDNVNKVKAKVIVEGANAPITGEADQKLSDNGVIIIPDILANAGGVIVSYFEWLQGRETQYLTEEQVHRMLFEKMQSTLGSILPSFFSANYTLRQNCYNHSVMKLSTVLYRQGKLY; from the coding sequence ATGGCAAACCAAACTGGCACAATCGTTCAGCAATCGTTGCATGCATTATCGGGAGACTCCTCCTTTTTGTCCGATTTACAAGGAAAGCACCGGGATCAGGCTTTCCTGTCTTTAGCTGCTATTTTATCCACGCCAAACAAGGTGAATAAAGCTTTTTTACGCATTACGATGGATGATGGCGACGTCGTTCGCATACCGGCCTACCGCATCCAGCATAACGATACACTTGGCCCATACAAAGGCGGCATTCGTTTTCACGAGTCCGTAAATGAAGAAGAGGTTACCAATTTGGCGGCCTTGATGACGCTCAAAAATGCGCTGCACGACGTTCCTTTCGGCGGCGGCAAGGGCGGCGTCGGCATTAATCCGCGCAACTATTCAGCGAAAGAGCTATACATTATATGCAAAAAATATGTCCAATATTTTACCGATATTCTCGGCCCGGAAAAGGATATTCCCGCGCCCGACATGGGAACCGGCGAACGCGAGATGGACTGGATGATGGCCGAATATAAAAATATCCATCCCGGCAAACCGTATCTCGGCAGCTTCACCGGCAAAAGCGTCATTAACGGCGGCTCATTAGGACGCCGGGAAGCGACAGGCAAAGGCGTTTATTTCACGTTCCGCTATATGCTGCATGATTTTCTTAAAGTGCACCGCGGCTATTTGACCAACAGCTCTAATCCGTTTGCTGCCAATGTACTCGCCCAAGCGGAAAAATCGCTTTCCATCGCCGTTCAAGGCTTCGGCAATGTGGGCTCCATCGCCGCGCTGGAAGCGCATAAATGCACCTATCTCAACAACAAGGTCGTGGCGGTCAGCGACCGCAATGTAACGCTTTACAATGCCGATGGCCTATCGATTCCGGCACTTATTGACTTCGCTAATCACCATCAAGGCGATTTGCCTAAGACGAAAGAAGAGCTTGCTGAGCTTGAGCTCAAAGCAGACATTTTGGAACGTGAGGAAGTGCTGTATCTGGATGTCGATGTGCTCGTGCTGGCCGCGCTGGAGGAGCAGGTGCGCGAGGATAATGTAAATAAAGTGAAAGCCAAGGTCATCGTCGAAGGGGCAAATGCGCCGATAACGGGCGAAGCTGACCAGAAGCTGTCCGACAATGGCGTTATTATTATTCCCGACATTCTTGCTAATGCTGGCGGCGTTATCGTCTCTTATTTCGAATGGCTCCAAGGCCGTGAAACGCAATATTTGACGGAGGAACAGGTGCATCGCATGCTGTTTGAGAAAATGCAAAGCACACTCGGCTCTATTTTGCCTTCCTTCTTTAGCGCCAACTACACGCTGCGGCAAAATTGCTATAATCATTCGGTGATGAAGCTGTCGACGGTTCTGTACCGCCAAGGCAAGCTATACTAG
- a CDS encoding iron ABC transporter permease, with translation MIKKIGSFIVVIALLVAAIIYSAMTGSIKVGILDLVQGLFSGTNDQVEVIKDLRFPRIIVSLLTGAALAVSGVLLQAVMKNPLADAGVIGISSGAGLVSLTVVTIFPGLFFWMPLFSFFGGALACYLVYALSWKSGLSPLRLILVGIAINATFTGLGQSFNYRGSYAVTSVNQAISSIFTMKTWTDVQIIGVYGLIGLLLSLLLSSWCNMLSLQDKTAKNLGLRVTRARLLISVVAVLLASVATAIGGLIAFVGLLVPHIARTLVGSDHKVLIPFSALGGALLILAADTLGRTVLAPTEIPASIIMTIIGGPFLIFMLRRSERVYGN, from the coding sequence ATGATTAAGAAGATTGGCAGTTTTATTGTCGTTATCGCTCTGCTGGTAGCCGCTATCATTTATTCCGCTATGACCGGGAGTATTAAGGTAGGCATTTTGGATTTGGTGCAGGGTTTATTTTCAGGAACGAATGATCAGGTAGAGGTAATAAAAGATTTGCGCTTTCCGCGTATTATCGTCTCTCTGCTGACAGGTGCGGCGCTTGCCGTTTCCGGCGTGCTGCTTCAGGCTGTAATGAAAAATCCGCTCGCGGATGCAGGAGTGATTGGAATATCATCAGGCGCAGGGCTAGTATCGTTGACCGTTGTGACGATTTTTCCAGGGCTATTTTTCTGGATGCCGCTGTTTTCCTTTTTCGGCGGTGCGCTGGCCTGCTATCTCGTTTATGCGCTGTCGTGGAAGTCGGGACTTAGCCCGCTGCGGCTCATTCTCGTGGGAATTGCGATTAATGCGACATTTACGGGGCTCGGGCAGTCGTTTAATTATCGCGGCAGCTACGCGGTTACGAGCGTCAATCAGGCGATTTCATCGATTTTCACCATGAAGACGTGGACGGATGTGCAAATTATTGGGGTATATGGCCTCATTGGCCTGCTGCTCTCCTTGCTGCTCAGTTCATGGTGCAATATGCTTAGCTTACAGGACAAAACGGCGAAAAATCTCGGGCTGCGGGTAACGCGGGCGCGGCTGCTGATCTCGGTCGTCGCGGTGCTGCTCGCATCCGTAGCAACGGCCATTGGCGGCTTGATTGCTTTCGTCGGCCTGCTCGTGCCGCATATTGCGCGTACTTTGGTTGGCTCCGATCATAAGGTGCTTATTCCATTTTCTGCACTGGGCGGCGCCTTGCTGATTTTAGCGGCGGATACGCTCGGACGGACGGTGCTCGCGCCGACGGAAATTCCGGCTTCGATCATAATGACGATTATCGGCGGGCCATTCCTCATCTTTATGCTTAGAAGGAGTGAGCGCGTTTATGGAAATTAA
- a CDS encoding aminopeptidase, with product MSDAFVVQLEKYAEIIVKIGVNVQQGQAVFVTGAIEAAPLVRLVAEKAYAAGASNVHIDWTDDQLSRLKYEKAGAEIFEHFPQWETAKRQEFVDKGAAFISIVSSSPDLLKGIDTQRISNYQKAAGAGLKEFRRAIQADKVSWTVVAAAAKDWAKKVFPQAEGEQAVELLWEAIFKAVRLHAEDPVAAWQEHNRALGSKGEALNNYHFNKLHYTAPGTDLTIELHDKHLWVAAGSENEQDVPFMANMPTEEVFTVPLKTGVNGYVSSTKPLSYGGNIIDRFKLTFENGRIVKAEAEEGEAILQKLIDTDEGARYLGEVALVPHHSPISESNILFYNTLFDENASNHLAIGSGYAFNIEGGKKMSPEELEANGVNASLTHNDFMIGSADMDIDGIQADGTVVPVFRKGNWAF from the coding sequence ATGAGCGATGCATTTGTAGTTCAATTGGAGAAATATGCTGAGATTATTGTGAAAATAGGTGTAAATGTCCAGCAGGGACAGGCGGTATTCGTGACAGGAGCGATTGAGGCGGCGCCTCTAGTGCGTCTCGTCGCAGAGAAGGCATATGCAGCTGGAGCAAGCAATGTACATATTGATTGGACGGATGACCAGTTATCCCGATTAAAATATGAAAAAGCGGGCGCTGAAATTTTTGAGCATTTCCCGCAATGGGAAACAGCGAAGCGCCAGGAGTTTGTTGATAAAGGCGCTGCCTTTATTTCGATCGTTTCCTCCAGCCCGGATCTGCTGAAAGGGATCGACACGCAGCGTATTTCCAACTACCAGAAGGCAGCGGGAGCAGGGCTGAAGGAATTCCGCAGAGCGATTCAAGCGGACAAGGTGAGCTGGACAGTCGTTGCGGCAGCAGCCAAGGACTGGGCGAAGAAGGTATTCCCGCAGGCGGAGGGCGAGCAAGCTGTCGAGCTGCTGTGGGAAGCGATTTTCAAGGCGGTGCGTCTGCATGCGGAAGATCCGGTTGCGGCTTGGCAGGAGCATAACAGAGCGCTTGGAAGCAAGGGCGAGGCGCTGAACAACTACCATTTTAATAAGCTGCATTACACCGCTCCGGGCACGGATTTGACAATTGAGCTGCATGACAAGCATCTATGGGTTGCGGCGGGCAGCGAAAACGAGCAAGACGTTCCGTTTATGGCGAATATGCCGACGGAAGAAGTGTTTACCGTGCCGCTAAAAACCGGCGTTAATGGTTATGTGTCGAGCACAAAACCGCTCAGCTACGGCGGCAATATCATTGACCGCTTTAAGCTGACCTTCGAGAACGGCCGCATTGTGAAGGCCGAGGCGGAGGAAGGCGAAGCGATTTTGCAAAAGCTCATTGATACGGATGAGGGGGCGCGTTATTTGGGCGAGGTTGCACTGGTACCGCATCATTCCCCGATTTCGGAGTCGAACATTTTGTTCTACAATACGCTGTTTGATGAAAATGCTTCGAATCACTTGGCGATCGGCAGCGGCTATGCCTTCAATATCGAAGGCGGCAAAAAAATGTCGCCAGAAGAGCTGGAAGCAAACGGCGTTAATGCGAGCTTGACGCATAATGATTTCATGATTGGCTCTGCCGACATGGATATTGATGGCATTCAAGCCGACGGCACAGTCGTTCCTGTGTTCCGTAAAGGCAACTGGGCGTTTTAA
- a CDS encoding ABC transporter ATP-binding protein — protein MEIKQVTFSYDKKTDQLKNISDTIETGKITTIIGPNGCGKSTLLGILSQNYAPAHGEVLLDGKSLAQIKPKELAKKLAVVHQQNEAPYDLTVERLVSYGRLPHRSFLGQPNEEDERAIEEALDSTNLQQKRSQRLNQLSGGEKQRVWIAMALAQKTPILFLDEPTTFLDMYYQIEILELVKALNREHGMTIVMVLHDINQAIRYSDRIVVMKAGEIVASGTPEAVITKEIVKETYQVDVLLKQESDTGLYVVPVGI, from the coding sequence ATGGAAATTAAACAGGTGACGTTCTCCTATGACAAAAAGACAGACCAGCTTAAAAACATCAGCGATACAATTGAAACGGGAAAAATAACGACGATTATCGGCCCAAATGGCTGCGGCAAGTCGACGCTGCTCGGCATTTTATCGCAAAACTATGCGCCCGCTCATGGGGAGGTGCTGCTCGATGGCAAGTCGCTGGCCCAAATCAAGCCAAAGGAGCTGGCTAAAAAGCTTGCGGTCGTGCATCAGCAAAATGAGGCGCCTTACGATTTAACGGTGGAGCGGCTCGTGAGCTATGGCCGGCTGCCGCATCGCAGCTTCCTCGGACAGCCGAATGAGGAGGACGAGCGGGCGATTGAAGAGGCACTCGACTCGACCAACCTGCAGCAGAAGCGCAGCCAGCGGCTCAATCAGCTTTCTGGCGGCGAGAAGCAGCGGGTATGGATTGCGATGGCGCTGGCGCAAAAAACGCCGATCTTGTTTCTGGATGAGCCGACAACCTTCCTCGATATGTATTACCAGATTGAAATATTGGAGCTGGTAAAGGCATTAAATCGGGAGCATGGCATGACTATCGTCATGGTACTCCATGACATTAATCAAGCAATCCGTTACAGCGACCGCATTGTCGTGATGAAGGCGGGCGAGATTGTGGCGAGCGGTACGCCTGAGGCTGTTATTACGAAGGAAATCGTAAAAGAAACGTATCAGGTTGATGTGCTGCTTAAGCAAGAAAGCGATACGGGGCTGTATGTCGTACCAGTCGGCATTTGA
- a CDS encoding Gfo/Idh/MocA family oxidoreductase — MIRFGLIGTNKITDSFIEAARGLEDFALAAVYSRTSERAAEFASKYNIPHTFTDLEEMAKSDQVDAVYIASPTSHHAQHAITCMKHGKHVLVEKPIASNAREMREMIAAAKENKVLLMEAMKSTFVPNFAVIRENLPKLGTIRGYFAAYCQYSSRYDAYKEGNVMNAFKPEFSNGSLMDIGIYSVYPLVSLFGKPNKIKASAVMLESGVDGKGSLLLQYDGMDAAVLHSKISNSQLPAEIQGEAGNMIIENISYPNQVRIEYRDGKVEELTVPQAENVMVYEAEAFIRLIQSGQHESDINSPANSLAVLEVLDEARSQIGLVFPADRL; from the coding sequence ATGATACGTTTTGGCCTAATTGGCACCAATAAAATTACAGATTCTTTTATTGAAGCGGCACGCGGGCTGGAGGATTTTGCTTTAGCGGCCGTATATTCGCGAACGTCGGAGCGGGCGGCTGAATTTGCGAGCAAATATAATATCCCGCATACGTTCACAGATTTGGAGGAGATGGCAAAGAGCGATCAGGTGGACGCTGTATATATCGCAAGCCCTACCTCGCATCATGCTCAGCATGCCATCACCTGCATGAAGCATGGCAAGCATGTGCTTGTCGAGAAGCCCATTGCTTCAAATGCCCGGGAAATGCGGGAAATGATCGCAGCGGCCAAAGAAAATAAGGTGCTGCTTATGGAGGCGATGAAATCGACGTTCGTGCCGAACTTCGCAGTTATTCGCGAGAACCTGCCTAAGCTGGGAACCATTCGGGGTTACTTTGCAGCCTACTGTCAATATTCTTCGCGTTATGATGCGTACAAGGAAGGCAATGTCATGAACGCATTCAAACCGGAGTTTTCGAATGGCTCGCTGATGGACATTGGCATTTACAGCGTTTACCCGCTGGTCTCATTGTTCGGCAAGCCGAATAAAATAAAAGCAAGTGCCGTTATGCTGGAGTCCGGTGTGGACGGCAAGGGCAGCCTGCTGCTGCAATATGATGGAATGGATGCGGCTGTGCTGCACTCCAAAATTTCCAATTCCCAGCTTCCAGCGGAAATCCAAGGCGAAGCGGGCAATATGATCATTGAAAATATCAGCTACCCGAATCAGGTGCGCATCGAATACCGCGATGGCAAAGTGGAGGAGCTGACGGTGCCGCAGGCGGAAAATGTGATGGTGTATGAGGCTGAGGCATTTATTCGGCTCATTCAGAGCGGCCAGCATGAATCGGATATTAATTCGCCTGCGAACTCGCTTGCTGTACTTGAGGTGCTGGATGAGGCGCGCAGCCAGATCGGGCTTGTTTTCCCTGCAGATCGGCTATAA
- a CDS encoding NEAT domain-containing protein, with amino-acid sequence MKKQFKQAIAMLLSAVLLFSLVYIGPKTAAAAAEVTVPDGTYDVGFKYLYDGKESTSVMNDYAKAGTGKLIVENGKFYFENQWNNYTWFMHFSARNAGSPKAEINNNVPSNMEGYTDVTTRIVDNNPDTVIARMELPNILDKQDVLIHIIATGLPFVYDNWYNVQLKIDTTNVPIVPVGGGNENPAPVVNITQFNELITVAQSVYESTYEGAGDGFYTPGSKLSLYNAIQAAKQTAGSNPTEDQVTAGYVLLETALRNFEAFKIVVSKTALVQAVEEASAFIAAVKEFGATSGSADVRSIGEYPSDLKAAVAASVTAANTTISNANATQVEVNAAAADLASKIADLKANELTQSTVTMSVLTDLTSTAQQSEWADYFGKTATVLKSGSKLYANITINKSSEIDLNALLYLRPAVDGSATFTGSTHNRTLGQVSRNIEKDTYVGQLEFNRSNTATTSGIVSFKFTPVATGVSQIVYLSFNTDELNALNVAIGKANGLHKVISESPLSGQNTDKLASLQAAIDLASPVAANKAAIKKDIAAAAAALQTALDLFKEGTFDALPFQVMHATQNSLSTMKDYFVSPAEKVTIDGSTYVIFTVKSSSLVTAFKVKEDGVLVDTEIVSSDAASDTRVVKFKVNDLTALLDAQVHIFIPYVIDPRTGTPYNADHNIRLNFDAGDASVLNADAAAAQALHDAAAAGTAVGEYPAAAKEKLQTAINTAKTFAAVAVVSKTQVTAAKAALEQAVIAFKAAKVLADGTYNLVVKTFDGDLSSHLNEAGSLVVSGANHLVTFTPKAGVAVKKLINNATNEEILPATVTTGSNAGAALVHSLVMAAVATGTPVKFSVPNLSDTYTLVLGVNGLAADLEYAVQFADIAASTDTGTTPGTTPGTELPPVVTPGQLADGNYFLQFEIKKYGTDNKSVMQDYVISPGLLKVSGGTKTFYMTLKQDKEITGLKFNNNSVSVESRDTVNNTRVVYFNVPNINNRIDGWVKIDWAAMNYFHEYDIQIEFYPNTLVATAGSVAPGVGDVEVIEEKDPNAGKDDLNEPVVTDFKDIQGHWAQASIEKALELGIVKGYSDGKFRPNGVITRAEFAVLISRALKLTDGSTSATFNDSKQIPAWAKPHIDRAAKAGLISGYANGTFLPSREINRSELASIIVRAAKLDIDETNELSFADAASIPDWAKNDIAAAAKAGYIQGKGGNKFEPLANATRAEALTLIMKLLETK; translated from the coding sequence AATGATTATGCAAAAGCAGGAACAGGCAAGCTGATTGTAGAAAACGGGAAATTTTACTTCGAAAATCAATGGAATAATTATACATGGTTTATGCATTTCTCTGCTCGCAATGCGGGCAGCCCAAAAGCTGAAATCAATAACAATGTGCCTTCTAATATGGAAGGTTATACTGATGTAACTACAAGGATTGTAGACAATAATCCCGATACCGTTATAGCTCGTATGGAGTTGCCTAATATTCTGGATAAGCAGGATGTGCTTATTCATATTATTGCTACAGGCTTGCCATTCGTATATGACAATTGGTATAACGTACAGTTGAAAATCGATACAACAAATGTTCCGATTGTTCCAGTAGGCGGCGGGAATGAGAATCCTGCTCCAGTTGTTAATATTACGCAGTTCAATGAATTGATAACTGTAGCACAATCGGTTTATGAAAGCACTTATGAAGGAGCGGGAGATGGGTTTTACACTCCTGGGTCGAAGCTCTCCCTTTATAATGCGATTCAGGCTGCCAAGCAAACAGCGGGAAGCAATCCCACTGAGGATCAAGTAACAGCAGGGTACGTCCTATTGGAAACCGCACTGAGAAACTTTGAAGCGTTTAAAATTGTCGTTTCTAAAACAGCATTAGTTCAAGCGGTTGAGGAGGCTTCGGCCTTTATTGCAGCAGTCAAAGAATTTGGGGCAACAAGTGGAAGTGCAGATGTACGATCGATAGGAGAATATCCGAGTGATTTGAAGGCGGCTGTGGCTGCTTCCGTAACAGCGGCAAATACAACGATTAGCAATGCAAATGCAACACAGGTAGAGGTTAATGCAGCAGCAGCAGATTTGGCTTCAAAAATCGCTGATCTGAAGGCGAATGAATTGACACAAAGCACGGTAACCATGTCTGTGTTAACGGATTTGACTTCTACAGCTCAGCAATCCGAGTGGGCAGACTATTTCGGAAAAACAGCAACTGTCCTGAAATCCGGCAGCAAATTGTATGCCAATATTACAATCAATAAAAGCTCTGAGATCGATTTAAATGCGCTTCTTTACCTCCGTCCAGCTGTAGATGGATCGGCTACTTTTACGGGGAGCACACATAATAGAACTTTGGGCCAAGTTAGCCGCAACATTGAAAAAGATACGTATGTAGGCCAACTGGAGTTCAATCGCAGCAATACAGCAACGACAAGCGGCATCGTATCTTTCAAATTCACTCCGGTCGCGACAGGCGTAAGCCAGATTGTGTATTTAAGCTTTAATACGGATGAGCTTAATGCATTGAACGTTGCAATTGGGAAGGCTAATGGCTTGCATAAAGTTATTTCCGAAAGTCCGTTGAGCGGGCAAAATACCGATAAACTGGCTAGTTTGCAAGCAGCTATTGATTTGGCAAGTCCAGTAGCGGCTAATAAAGCAGCGATTAAAAAAGATATCGCAGCAGCAGCGGCAGCGCTTCAAACCGCACTAGATTTGTTTAAAGAAGGAACATTCGACGCGCTTCCTTTCCAAGTGATGCATGCAACGCAAAACAGTTTGTCGACGATGAAGGACTATTTTGTAAGCCCAGCTGAAAAAGTGACAATTGACGGCTCAACCTATGTTATTTTCACAGTGAAGAGCAGCAGTTTGGTTACAGCTTTCAAAGTGAAGGAAGACGGCGTACTTGTGGATACGGAAATTGTTAGCAGTGATGCAGCTTCCGACACGCGGGTTGTCAAATTTAAAGTTAATGATTTAACGGCTTTGCTGGATGCACAGGTACACATTTTTATCCCTTATGTAATTGATCCGCGTACAGGCACTCCTTATAATGCAGATCATAATATTCGTCTGAACTTCGATGCTGGAGATGCTTCGGTATTGAATGCGGATGCGGCGGCAGCACAAGCCCTTCATGATGCTGCAGCAGCAGGAACAGCTGTAGGCGAATATCCGGCAGCGGCAAAAGAGAAGCTGCAAACAGCTATTAACACGGCTAAAACGTTTGCTGCTGTTGCAGTAGTTTCTAAAACGCAAGTGACAGCAGCGAAAGCTGCGCTAGAGCAAGCAGTCATCGCTTTTAAAGCTGCAAAAGTGTTGGCAGATGGCACTTACAATCTAGTTGTAAAGACGTTTGATGGTGATCTATCCAGCCATTTGAATGAAGCGGGAAGCTTGGTTGTGTCGGGAGCGAATCATCTTGTAACCTTTACGCCAAAAGCAGGCGTTGCGGTGAAAAAACTCATAAACAATGCAACAAATGAAGAAATTTTGCCTGCTACAGTGACAACGGGATCAAATGCGGGAGCTGCTCTAGTTCATTCGTTGGTCATGGCAGCAGTTGCCACAGGAACTCCTGTTAAATTTTCTGTTCCTAATCTATCCGATACGTACACGCTAGTTCTAGGTGTAAACGGATTGGCAGCTGATCTTGAATATGCGGTACAGTTCGCTGATATTGCAGCATCGACAGATACGGGAACAACACCTGGCACTACGCCAGGAACGGAGCTGCCTCCTGTTGTTACTCCAGGACAACTGGCAGACGGCAACTACTTCTTGCAGTTTGAAATTAAAAAATACGGAACAGATAATAAGTCCGTTATGCAGGATTATGTAATTTCCCCAGGACTGCTGAAAGTTTCGGGCGGCACAAAAACATTTTATATGACGCTTAAGCAGGACAAGGAAATTACAGGACTCAAATTTAACAATAACAGTGTTAGTGTTGAAAGCAGAGACACAGTAAATAACACGCGGGTTGTCTACTTCAATGTTCCAAATATCAATAATCGCATCGACGGCTGGGTCAAAATTGATTGGGCTGCTATGAATTATTTCCATGAGTATGATATTCAAATCGAGTTCTATCCTAACACTCTAGTAGCGACCGCTGGTTCTGTAGCACCTGGTGTAGGCGATGTGGAAGTCATTGAAGAGAAAGATCCGAATGCAGGCAAAGATGACTTGAACGAGCCTGTTGTAACGGATTTCAAGGATATTCAAGGACACTGGGCACAAGCATCCATTGAAAAAGCGCTTGAGCTTGGTATCGTTAAAGGTTATTCCGATGGCAAATTCCGTCCGAATGGCGTCATTACTCGCGCTGAGTTCGCCGTTCTGATCAGCCGGGCTCTGAAGCTCACGGACGGATCGACAAGTGCGACCTTCAATGACAGCAAGCAAATCCCTGCATGGGCGAAGCCGCACATTGACCGTGCTGCGAAAGCGGGCTTGATCTCTGGCTATGCGAACGGAACATTCCTTCCGAGCAGAGAAATTAACCGTTCGGAGCTGGCCTCCATTATCGTTCGAGCAGCTAAGCTCGACATTGATGAGACGAACGAGCTAAGCTTCGCAGATGCTGCCTCGATTCCGGACTGGGCGAAAAATGACATTGCCGCTGCTGCAAAAGCTGGCTATATACAAGGCAAAGGCGGCAATAAATTTGAACCGCTTGCTAACGCAACAAGAGCAGAAGCATTGACGCTGATCATGAAGCTGCTGGAAACGAAATAA
- a CDS encoding YqkE family protein yields MAKKNRQAAPHAGKPKADTADGQQATLKDLLSADVLSKLKEQSNALKAAEEQKKQDAAQKADEARKQEQKRLENDMEYLLNNSKPGDWKKYK; encoded by the coding sequence ATGGCGAAAAAAAATCGGCAGGCAGCTCCGCATGCGGGCAAGCCGAAAGCGGACACGGCGGATGGCCAGCAGGCGACCTTGAAGGATTTGCTGAGTGCTGATGTCCTGAGCAAGCTCAAGGAGCAGTCGAATGCGCTGAAGGCAGCGGAAGAGCAGAAGAAGCAGGATGCCGCACAGAAGGCGGATGAAGCGCGGAAGCAGGAGCAGAAGCGGCTGGAAAATGATATGGAATATTTGCTGAACAACAGCAAGCCGGGCGACTGGAAAAAATACAAATAA
- the isdE gene encoding heme ABC transporter substrate-binding protein IsdE translates to MALLLLAACSATGVDPAAKEQQGAGPSVQAEQAEPAKNTAEPASSPAAEQRVVSTTVAITQMLDALEVELVGVPTSSKTLPARYDQVTRVGNPMSPDMELVKSLKPTEILSVTTLEYDLKPVFEAAGMQADFLNLTSVESMNNALKKLGETYNKQAQAQAIVDKFEQKVAEIHTATAEKKKPSVLILLGVPGSYLVATEHSYIGDLVRLAGGVNIVQGESVEYLASNTEYLQQSNPDVILRAAHGMPEEVVKMFDKEFQKNDIWKHFSAVQNGRVYDLEEALFGTTGNLYAVDAIDTLMGMLYP, encoded by the coding sequence ATGGCGCTGCTTCTGCTAGCTGCCTGCTCGGCAACTGGCGTTGATCCTGCTGCCAAGGAGCAGCAGGGAGCGGGCCCGTCCGTACAGGCTGAGCAAGCCGAGCCGGCGAAAAATACGGCCGAGCCGGCTTCTTCTCCTGCGGCAGAGCAGCGGGTCGTATCAACAACCGTCGCGATTACGCAAATGCTGGATGCGCTTGAAGTGGAGCTTGTAGGCGTGCCGACCAGCTCCAAGACGCTGCCTGCCCGCTATGACCAAGTGACTAGGGTAGGCAACCCGATGAGCCCAGATATGGAGCTCGTCAAATCGCTCAAGCCGACGGAAATATTGTCGGTGACGACGCTGGAGTATGACCTGAAGCCGGTTTTTGAAGCGGCGGGGATGCAGGCTGATTTTCTCAACCTTACGAGTGTGGAAAGCATGAATAATGCGCTTAAAAAGCTGGGCGAGACGTACAATAAGCAAGCACAAGCGCAAGCTATCGTCGATAAGTTCGAACAGAAGGTAGCGGAGATTCATACGGCTACGGCTGAGAAGAAAAAGCCAAGCGTATTGATTTTGCTAGGGGTACCTGGCAGTTATCTTGTTGCGACTGAGCATTCGTACATTGGCGATCTGGTCCGGCTCGCTGGCGGTGTCAACATTGTACAGGGTGAAAGTGTAGAGTATTTAGCGTCCAACACGGAATATTTGCAGCAGTCGAATCCGGATGTGATTTTGCGTGCCGCCCATGGCATGCCGGAGGAAGTTGTGAAAATGTTCGATAAGGAGTTCCAGAAAAACGATATTTGGAAGCACTTCAGCGCCGTACAAAACGGCCGAGTATATGATTTGGAAGAAGCTTTATTCGGAACGACAGGTAATTTATACGCTGTAGATGCTATCGATACTTTGATGGGAATGCTCTACCCATAA